A single Arachnia propionica DNA region contains:
- the fni gene encoding type 2 isopentenyl-diphosphate Delta-isomerase codes for MIPDSGTPGHASRKDEHLNLAVRLHDRDRPNAFDDVSFIHHALPGTSVDSTDPGTSVFGVRWEAPFYINAMTGGTRATAEINAGLAGAAADAGVAIACGSQHIALRDPGCADGFRIIRSEAPQAFVLANVGPAATPEDAVRAVEMLEANALQIHLNVAQELVMPEGDRDFRDWPERIAAIVAAVPVPVVAKEVGFGLSRRAMAMLERAGVAAVDVAGAGGTDFIAIENERRSRRDYSYLTGWGQSAVLCLLDALWGDEPTGLPVFASGGVRTPLDVVRSLALGARAVGVSGHFLRTLVKNGLDGLRRELRTWTDHVRTLMTLLGAADVGQLRDTDVLVTGETAERARLLGIDPAQLAHRSRR; via the coding sequence ATGATCCCCGATAGCGGCACCCCGGGACACGCATCCCGGAAGGACGAGCACCTGAACCTGGCCGTTCGCCTGCACGACCGGGACCGGCCAAACGCCTTCGACGACGTCTCCTTCATCCACCACGCCCTACCCGGCACCTCCGTCGATTCGACCGATCCGGGCACGAGCGTGTTCGGTGTCCGCTGGGAGGCCCCGTTCTACATCAATGCGATGACCGGGGGCACCCGGGCCACGGCGGAGATCAACGCAGGCCTGGCCGGGGCCGCCGCCGACGCGGGTGTGGCGATCGCCTGCGGTTCGCAGCACATCGCCCTGCGGGACCCCGGGTGCGCCGATGGTTTCCGAATCATCCGCAGCGAGGCCCCGCAGGCCTTCGTGCTGGCCAATGTGGGGCCGGCGGCAACACCGGAGGATGCGGTGCGTGCCGTCGAGATGCTCGAGGCCAATGCCCTGCAGATCCACCTCAACGTGGCACAGGAACTGGTCATGCCCGAGGGGGACCGGGATTTTCGCGACTGGCCCGAGCGGATCGCGGCCATCGTCGCGGCGGTGCCCGTTCCCGTCGTAGCCAAGGAGGTGGGTTTCGGTCTTTCCCGCCGCGCAATGGCGATGCTGGAGCGGGCAGGGGTCGCGGCCGTCGACGTGGCGGGCGCGGGCGGCACCGATTTCATCGCCATCGAGAACGAGCGGCGTTCCCGACGGGACTACTCGTACCTGACCGGGTGGGGGCAGTCGGCGGTGCTGTGTCTGCTGGATGCGCTGTGGGGGGACGAACCCACCGGCCTGCCGGTGTTCGCATCCGGGGGGGTGCGCACTCCTCTGGACGTCGTTCGTTCGCTCGCGCTGGGTGCGCGCGCCGTCGGCGTCTCGGGCCATTTCCTGCGAACCCTGGTCAAGAATGGGCTTGATGGGTTGAGGCGCGAGCTGCGCACGTGGACCGATCACGTGCGCACGCTCATGACCCTGCTGGGGGCGGCCGATGTCGGTCAGCTGCGCGACACGGATGTGCTGGTGACGGGGGAAACCGCCGAGCGGGCCCGCCTGCTCGGCATCGATCCGGCACAGCTCGCCCACCGTTCGAGGCGTTGA
- a CDS encoding phosphomevalonate kinase codes for MISASAPGKLYIAGEYAVVEPGHRAVLVAVDRFITVRVTVAEHAGRITSDLYATRSLTWYRRLEDDVLEVEEQFDDYVVSAIRVVEQMVREKGGSMRFFDLDVSSELDDGSGRKLGLGSSSAVTVATVRAVAGFYGLPLDDMAVYKLALLASDAVQPIGSGGDIAASAFTGWVGYTSPDRAWLRRERAGTNTGNGLSRLVAGRWPLLEIHRLPSPGLSLRVGWTGAPASTPRLVAGVQAGAHRTDDAAYTAFLSSSENCLGALVQALRENDTAEISHRIEENRRLLSDLSRTSGITIETPQLRRLAEIAQEHGAVAKSSGAGGGDCGIALCPPETDTAAMCAAWKKASIHPLDLSVHFHPEVTP; via the coding sequence GTGATCTCGGCCAGTGCACCCGGAAAGCTCTACATAGCAGGCGAGTACGCCGTGGTCGAGCCCGGTCACCGGGCGGTGCTGGTCGCGGTCGACCGTTTCATCACCGTGCGGGTCACGGTTGCCGAGCACGCGGGCCGCATCACCTCCGACCTGTACGCGACACGTTCCCTGACGTGGTACCGGCGTCTCGAGGACGACGTGCTGGAGGTCGAGGAGCAGTTCGACGACTACGTGGTCTCGGCGATCCGCGTCGTCGAACAGATGGTGCGCGAAAAGGGCGGCTCGATGCGGTTCTTCGACCTGGACGTCTCCAGCGAACTGGACGACGGCAGCGGACGCAAACTCGGCCTGGGTTCCTCCTCGGCGGTGACCGTGGCGACGGTGCGGGCCGTGGCCGGTTTCTACGGCCTGCCTCTGGACGACATGGCCGTGTACAAGCTGGCGCTGCTGGCCAGCGATGCCGTGCAGCCCATCGGTTCCGGTGGCGACATCGCCGCCAGCGCGTTCACCGGATGGGTTGGCTACACCTCTCCCGACCGCGCCTGGCTGCGCAGGGAACGCGCGGGAACGAATACGGGCAACGGCCTGAGCCGGCTGGTGGCCGGGCGGTGGCCGCTGTTGGAGATCCACCGCCTGCCCAGCCCCGGGCTGAGTCTCCGCGTGGGATGGACCGGCGCCCCCGCATCCACCCCCCGTCTGGTCGCGGGCGTCCAGGCCGGCGCGCACAGGACCGACGACGCCGCCTACACGGCTTTCCTGTCCAGCAGCGAGAACTGTCTGGGGGCCTTGGTGCAGGCACTCCGGGAGAACGACACCGCGGAGATCAGTCACCGAATCGAGGAGAACCGGCGGCTCCTGTCGGATCTCAGCCGCACCAGTGGGATCACCATCGAAACCCCCCAGCTGCGAAGGCTCGCGGAGATCGCCCAGGAACACGGGGCGGTGGCCAAGAGCTCCGGCGCCGGGGGCGGGGACTGCGGAATCGCCCTGTGCCCGCCCGAAACGGACACCGCCGCCATGTGCGCCGCCTGGAAGAAGGCGAGCATCCATCCCCTCGACCTGTCGGTCCATTTCCACCCCGAGGTCACCCCATGA
- a CDS encoding DUF5360 family protein, with product MTTTSGKTPVTSALLGGCAQRTAKAFLIVTDLGLLAYWTLTAVGVISVGTGDVLLAWNWSFLPLDLFAVTAGLTWSLLPTGHRWSTPLFLCALTLTFSAGLLAVSFFALWGAWALSWWLVNLWLMLMPVGLFLAPRLFCSGTASP from the coding sequence ATGACCACTACCTCAGGGAAGACCCCCGTCACCTCAGCCCTTCTCGGTGGCTGCGCGCAACGTACTGCGAAGGCGTTTCTCATCGTCACTGATCTCGGCCTGCTCGCCTACTGGACGCTGACTGCCGTCGGCGTGATCTCGGTGGGCACGGGCGATGTCCTGTTGGCCTGGAACTGGTCCTTCCTACCCCTTGACCTGTTCGCGGTCACGGCGGGGCTGACGTGGTCGCTGTTGCCCACCGGGCATCGCTGGTCGACGCCGCTGTTCCTGTGCGCCCTGACCCTCACCTTCTCGGCGGGCCTGTTGGCCGTCAGCTTCTTTGCGCTGTGGGGCGCGTGGGCTCTCTCGTGGTGGTTGGTGAACCTCTGGTTGATGCTGATGCCGGTAGGGCTGTTTCTCGCTCCCAGGCTGTTCTGTAGCGGGACGGCATCACCATGA
- the mvaD gene encoding diphosphomevalonate decarboxylase: MTITATASANTNIALIKYWGKADESLAIPVTSSLSLTLGGTRTTTTVSFDGGTGGEDAVTINGATPGGTARERVVRFLDLVRSRAGMAIPASVTSSSTVPLAAGLASSAAGFAALAAAATRAAGMRLDERALSRLARRGSGSATRSIFGGLVLWNAGVDDETSYAEPVDCDLAPAMVVVVVSAGRKTISSTQAMRHTMNTSPLYPAWAEASREDLRVALDAVRARDLPRLGEVVEGNALGMHAAMIASRPSVVYWLPETLDVLHTVRVMRDEGFPVWATIDAGPNVKVLTTGEDADQVAAVLRDRIPCATTSVRYPGGGVRVEEVTA, translated from the coding sequence ATGACCATCACCGCGACGGCCAGCGCGAACACCAACATCGCCCTGATCAAGTACTGGGGCAAGGCGGACGAATCGCTGGCGATCCCCGTGACGTCGAGTCTGTCGCTCACCCTCGGCGGAACCCGGACCACCACCACAGTCTCCTTCGACGGCGGCACCGGAGGTGAGGACGCGGTCACCATCAACGGCGCCACCCCCGGCGGGACGGCCCGGGAGCGGGTCGTCCGGTTCCTCGACCTCGTGCGCTCCCGGGCGGGCATGGCGATCCCGGCGAGCGTCACGTCCTCCTCCACCGTGCCGCTCGCGGCCGGCCTGGCGAGTTCAGCGGCGGGTTTCGCCGCACTCGCCGCGGCCGCCACGCGCGCGGCGGGCATGCGCCTGGACGAGCGTGCGCTGTCTCGGCTCGCCCGGCGCGGCTCCGGGTCGGCCACCCGCTCGATCTTCGGTGGTCTGGTGCTGTGGAACGCCGGCGTCGACGACGAAACCTCCTACGCCGAACCCGTGGACTGCGACCTGGCCCCGGCCATGGTCGTCGTCGTTGTCTCGGCGGGACGCAAGACCATCAGCAGCACGCAGGCCATGCGCCACACCATGAACACCTCACCGCTCTACCCGGCCTGGGCCGAGGCCAGCCGCGAGGACCTTCGGGTGGCGCTGGATGCGGTGCGCGCCCGCGACCTACCGCGCCTGGGTGAGGTCGTCGAGGGCAACGCCCTGGGAATGCATGCCGCGATGATCGCGTCGCGTCCCTCCGTCGTGTACTGGCTGCCGGAAACGCTCGACGTGTTGCACACGGTCCGCGTCATGCGTGACGAGGGGTTCCCCGTCTGGGCCACCATCGACGCTGGCCCGAACGTGAAGGTCCTCACCACCGGGGAGGATGCCGATCAGGTCGCGGCGGTTCTCCGGGACCGCATCCCATGCGCGACGACCTCGGTCAGGTACCCGGGCGGCGGCGTGCGCGTCGAGGAGGTCACCGCGTGA
- a CDS encoding D-serine ammonia-lyase — MTSIAGKEPSTWEAKFPLIRELVAYQETAWFNPGIRSGKAALTGLGLTVADIDDAAARLRRFAPYIAQVFPETRLSAGIIESPLYAAPFMQAAIERREDIRIPGKLWVKMDAELPISGSIKARGGIYEVLHHAEWVALDAGLITRDSDYRELDSPEARELFAEHSIAVGSTGNLGLSIGIMSARLGFNVTVHMSADARPWKKEMLRRHGVEVAEYESDYSVAVAAGRKQARSDPSMHFVDDENSTTLFLGYAVAGRRLAGQLQAFDIPVDEKHPLFVYLPCGVGGGPGGITFGLKTVFGDAVHPVFAEPTHSPSMLLGVRTGLHDGVCVQDFGIDNVTAADGLAVGRPSGFVGRSLEHAIDGYYTVSDENLYRYLTLLRETEGLKVEPSAVAGFLGPQRVLDDAAYLKRTKLTSKVLANATHLVWATGGSMVPPDEMNDYFRKGVELLLEF, encoded by the coding sequence ATGACGAGCATCGCTGGAAAGGAACCGTCCACCTGGGAAGCGAAGTTCCCCCTGATCCGGGAGCTCGTCGCGTACCAGGAGACGGCTTGGTTCAACCCTGGGATCAGGTCAGGCAAGGCCGCATTGACGGGGCTGGGGCTCACGGTCGCCGACATAGATGACGCGGCGGCCCGCCTGAGGCGCTTCGCCCCCTACATCGCGCAGGTCTTCCCCGAGACCCGGCTTTCCGCAGGGATCATCGAGTCCCCCCTGTACGCGGCTCCGTTCATGCAGGCCGCGATTGAACGCCGGGAGGACATCCGGATCCCCGGGAAACTCTGGGTGAAGATGGACGCCGAGCTGCCGATCTCCGGCTCCATCAAGGCTCGCGGGGGGATCTACGAGGTGCTGCACCACGCCGAATGGGTCGCCCTCGACGCGGGGCTGATCACCCGGGACTCCGACTACCGGGAGCTGGACTCACCGGAAGCCCGCGAGCTGTTTGCCGAGCACTCGATAGCGGTCGGTTCCACCGGGAACCTGGGCCTGTCGATCGGGATCATGAGCGCGCGGCTCGGTTTCAACGTCACCGTGCACATGTCCGCCGACGCCCGCCCGTGGAAGAAGGAGATGCTCCGCAGGCACGGCGTCGAGGTAGCGGAGTACGAGTCCGACTATTCGGTGGCGGTGGCCGCTGGCCGCAAACAGGCCAGATCCGATCCGTCGATGCACTTCGTCGATGACGAGAACTCCACGACGCTGTTCCTCGGTTACGCGGTGGCCGGGCGGCGTCTGGCGGGCCAGCTCCAGGCCTTCGACATCCCGGTGGACGAGAAACACCCGCTCTTCGTGTACCTGCCGTGTGGGGTGGGTGGCGGTCCCGGTGGCATCACCTTCGGCCTCAAGACCGTCTTCGGTGACGCCGTCCACCCGGTTTTCGCGGAACCGACCCACTCCCCCAGCATGCTGCTCGGCGTGCGAACCGGACTCCACGACGGGGTCTGCGTGCAAGATTTCGGCATCGACAATGTCACGGCCGCCGACGGGCTGGCGGTCGGCCGCCCGTCGGGTTTCGTCGGCAGGTCCTTGGAACACGCCATCGACGGCTATTACACGGTCAGCGACGAGAACCTCTACCGCTACCTGACCCTACTCAGGGAAACCGAGGGGTTGAAGGTCGAACCCTCCGCCGTCGCCGGTTTCCTCGGCCCGCAGCGGGTCCTGGACGATGCCGCCTATCTGAAACGCACCAAGCTGACCTCGAAGGTGCTCGCCAACGCGACCCATCTGGTCTGGGCGACGGGCGGATCGATGGTGCCGCCGGACGAGATGAACGACTATTTCCGCAAGGGGGTCGAACTGCTGCTGGAGTTCTGA
- a CDS encoding TetR/AcrR family transcriptional regulator has translation MGDKAQASRDAILDAAGRILVRDGGDALTIASVAREAGISKGGLFYHFASKKALVEGLVARHVSAFEELITAAGEEPGAATKAYLRSAEHPDGPVTQSVAALLAATVASPEALESLRERYADWQARLDRDGISPWVATAVRFAVDGIWLADVLGLAPVTGRRRSQVIAALEKLVHDADRPLPGKT, from the coding sequence ATGGGAGACAAGGCACAGGCGTCACGTGATGCCATTCTCGATGCAGCCGGTCGCATTCTCGTGCGCGACGGTGGCGACGCGCTCACGATTGCATCGGTGGCACGGGAAGCAGGAATCAGCAAGGGTGGCCTGTTCTACCACTTCGCGTCGAAGAAGGCCCTCGTCGAGGGACTCGTGGCCCGCCATGTCTCTGCTTTCGAAGAGCTGATCACCGCGGCGGGGGAGGAACCCGGTGCCGCAACGAAGGCCTACCTGCGTTCGGCTGAACACCCTGACGGGCCGGTTACGCAGTCGGTGGCAGCGCTGCTCGCCGCGACCGTGGCCAGCCCCGAGGCACTGGAGTCCCTGCGTGAACGCTATGCCGATTGGCAGGCACGGCTCGACCGGGACGGCATTTCCCCATGGGTTGCCACCGCTGTCCGATTCGCCGTCGACGGTATCTGGTTGGCCGACGTGCTGGGACTCGCTCCAGTGACGGGCAGGCGCAGGTCGCAGGTGATCGCAGCTCTGGAAAAGCTCGTCCATGACGCCGACCGCCCACTTCCCGGGAAAACGTGA
- a CDS encoding tripartite tricarboxylate transporter permease, with amino-acid sequence MTPELIGMMLMAVLGAVVLYTFIGFIPGTDETSVLAPITLAVVLSGAPPEVVLAFFVSAVVTLNLMNGIPTALVGLPGGVMSAPLMEHSVFLRNRGLASETIRKMAVGSAIGTVVSIPLSFILAGLLAPIADPIKAQTPVILAAGTVLLALLGTNRILALVAIIPLALMFQALPTLYRSVNIIGEKGNVNISFFLGITVGPMLITLLELLNAKRRAALPHGTRTRTSLLRSGFESQALMPGRMITRSEGRWSALMAAVSTPLFVLSPVGLTFLLGEASVARQKKDPVRRAQRAVTVMSSLTHSTYLAGVIIPLVALGIPVSGVSAGPAGPLFNAPPVYDLGNNLHHRLQLPGFIAAVVVGALISVVITYVIAVRWSSQITYFVMRRIPHEAVLTLFVVFILLLAYIDAGVPNMFGVLLVGVVCGALNRLGVSYGVQFMTLYAAPGIITALAAIA; translated from the coding sequence GTGACCCCGGAACTCATCGGCATGATGCTGATGGCGGTGCTCGGCGCCGTCGTGCTCTACACCTTCATCGGTTTCATTCCCGGCACCGACGAGACGAGCGTGCTCGCACCCATCACCCTGGCCGTCGTGCTGTCCGGTGCCCCGCCTGAGGTGGTGCTCGCCTTCTTCGTCTCCGCGGTGGTGACGCTCAACCTGATGAACGGCATCCCCACCGCGCTGGTCGGCCTGCCGGGCGGGGTGATGTCGGCTCCGTTGATGGAACACTCCGTTTTCCTGCGCAACAGGGGCCTGGCCTCCGAGACAATCCGGAAAATGGCGGTGGGCTCCGCCATCGGAACCGTGGTCTCCATTCCCCTCAGCTTCATCCTGGCGGGGTTGCTGGCGCCCATCGCCGACCCGATCAAGGCCCAGACCCCGGTGATACTCGCGGCGGGAACGGTGCTCCTGGCGCTGCTCGGCACCAACCGGATCCTCGCGCTGGTGGCGATCATTCCGCTGGCGCTGATGTTCCAGGCGCTGCCCACGCTCTACCGCTCGGTCAACATCATCGGCGAGAAGGGCAACGTCAACATCTCCTTCTTCCTCGGGATCACGGTGGGTCCCATGCTCATCACCCTGCTCGAACTGCTCAACGCCAAACGTCGCGCGGCGCTGCCGCACGGGACCAGGACCAGGACATCTCTCCTGCGCTCCGGATTTGAATCCCAGGCGCTGATGCCGGGCCGCATGATCACCCGGTCCGAGGGCAGGTGGAGTGCCCTGATGGCGGCCGTATCGACGCCGCTGTTCGTGCTCAGCCCCGTCGGCCTGACCTTCCTGCTCGGCGAGGCGTCGGTGGCGCGCCAGAAGAAGGACCCTGTGCGTCGCGCGCAACGCGCCGTGACCGTGATGAGCTCATTGACGCACTCGACCTATCTCGCCGGGGTCATCATTCCGCTCGTGGCCCTTGGCATTCCCGTCTCGGGGGTTTCCGCGGGACCCGCGGGCCCGCTGTTCAACGCACCCCCCGTCTACGATCTGGGCAACAACCTGCACCACCGGTTGCAGCTGCCCGGTTTCATAGCAGCAGTCGTCGTTGGTGCGCTGATCTCGGTCGTGATCACCTACGTGATCGCGGTTCGTTGGTCGTCGCAGATCACCTACTTCGTCATGCGACGCATCCCGCACGAGGCGGTGCTGACGCTGTTCGTGGTCTTCATCCTGCTGCTGGCCTACATCGACGCGGGAGTCCCGAACATGTTCGGGGTGCTGCTCGTCGGCGTGGTGTGCGGGGCACTCAACCGGCTCGGAGTCTCCTACGGGGTGCAGTTCATGACGCTCTACGCCGCCCCCGGCATCATCACTGCCCTGGCCGCCATTGCCTGA